Proteins encoded within one genomic window of Carassius gibelio isolate Cgi1373 ecotype wild population from Czech Republic chromosome A4, carGib1.2-hapl.c, whole genome shotgun sequence:
- the LOC127974480 gene encoding ataxin-10-like: MAASTDSMANINSALCQIATEKLTNTHLITLQTVTTTLRDEQFRASVDREALGNLFAVLSRLFVDVQHMVEKTDSQEESASLCLKLTAECFRAHRNACVQCTQNQCCLRDLGSIKLSFEILTILLKISSRGSNDIWDALRCGIQFLGNIAVGNQLCKDDIWELGFPHVFWDLLELADERAVSYTCMVIHTCLDKHKTEQLVKDTQQLKLSLKIIDLCRTLPDVDWTVFIVTKHFLKSSELIRKMYTEMSNEERLTLLELILAQLGVVEEEKCSMPLSTAQFLASCFTDHCSAVLTLSSESSDDQEAMVVIRLLDILCEMTSDCKEFMALQDHADLLRATVDLLKEVHLLGKTSKNVFTAAHDFSLTRPGGADTHPVLSFKAHLIRLIGNLCHGHAVNQDKVRELDGIALILDNCSIDSNNPFISQWAVFAIRNILEHNLENQKLIQGLRRQGVADDSMLREMGFRAEERDGSLLLRPLKKDS, translated from the exons ATGGCAGCCTCCACTGACAGCATGGCGAACATAAACAGCGCGCTCTGTCAAATAGCCACGGAAAAACTTACAAACACGCATCTCATAACTTTGCAAACTGTGACGACAACTTTACGGGATGAGCAGTTCAG aGCCAGTGTTGACAGAGAGGCTCTTGGAAACCTCTTTGCAGTGCTGTCAAGGCTTTTTGTGGATGTACAGCATATGGTTGAAAAAACGGATTCACAGGAAGAATCAGCATCTCTGTGCCTTAAACTCACCGCAGAGTGTTTCAGAGCGCACAGAAATGCCTGCGTACAGTGCACTCAAAACCAGTGCTGTCTGAG aGATCTAGGCTCTATCAAGCTATCTTTTGAGATCTTGACCATACTCCTCAAGATTTCGTCAAGAGGTTCAAATGACATTTGGGACG CACTTCGATGTGGGATTCAGTTTCTTGGTAACATTGCTGTTGGAAACCAGCTTTGCAAAGATGACATCTGGGAGCTTGGGTTCCCGCATGTCTTTTG GGACCTTTTGGAGCTTGCAGATGAGAGAGCGGTTTCATACACATGTATGGTGATCCACACTTGTCTGGATAAACACAAGACAGAACAGCTTGTTAAAGACACACAGCAGCTTAAATTGTCCCTGAAGATCATAGACTTGTGCAGGACGTTGCCTGATGTGGACTGGAC GGTCTTTATTGTCACAAAACACTTTCTCAAGTCGTCAGAGCTCATTAGGAAGATGTACACTGAAATGAGCAATGAGGAAAG GCTCACACTGTTGGAGCTGATATTAGCCCAGCTTGGTGTCGTTGAGGAGGAGAAGTGCTCAATGCCTCTGAGCACAGCTCAGTTCCTGGCTTCCTGTTTTACTGATCACTGCAGTGCTGTTCTCACTCTGAGCTCTGAATCATCAGATGACCAG GAGGCTATGGTTGTCATCAGGCTTTTAGACATCCTTTGTGAGATGACCTCTGACTGCAAGGAGTTTATGGCCCTGCAGGATCACGCTGACCTTTTGAGAGCAACAGTTG ATCTCTTGAAAGAGGTCCACTTACTGGGCAAAACcagtaaaaatgtgtttactgCTGCACACGACTTCTCCTTGACAAGGCCAGGGGGCGCCGATACCCATCCTGTCCTCAGTTTCAAAGCTCATCTCATTCGGCTCATTGGAAACCTGTGTCATGGCCACGCTGTCAACCAGGACAAG GTAAGAGAACTGGACGGTATAGCTCTCATTCTGGACAACTGCAGCATCGACAGCAACAACCCCT TCATAAGCCAGTGGGCTGTGTTTGCCATCCGGAACATCCTGGAACACAACCTAGAGAATCAGAAGCTGATACAAGGACTTCGGAGACAAGGTGTGGCAGACGACTCTATGCTCAGAGAAATGGGCTTCAGAGCGGAAGAAAGGGATGGAAGTCTACTGCTCAGGCCCCTAAAGAAAGACTCATAG
- the LOC127974486 gene encoding protein Wnt-7b, producing the protein MRSISSCGALLSVYYPQIFLILSSGSYLAFSSVVALGANIICNKIPGLAPRQRAICQSRPDAIIIIGEGAQLGVNECHYQFRYGRWNCSALGERTVFGQELRVGSKEAAFTYAITAAGVAHAVTAACSQGNLSHCGCDREKQGYHDQEEGWKWGGCSADVKYGVEFSRRFVDAREIKKNARRLMNLHNNEAGRKVLEERMKLECKCHGVSGSCTTKTCWTTLPKFREIGYLLKERYATAVEVEAVRATRFRQPSFLRLKQSRGYIKPTDTDLVYLDRSPNYCEEDAVTGSTGTRGRLCNHTSPHTDGCNLMCCGRGHNTHQYTRVWQCNCKFQWCCFVKCNTCSEKTEVFTCK; encoded by the exons ATGCGCAGCATCTCATCCTGCGGTGCACTGCTGTCAGTCTACTACCCCCAGATCTTCCTCATCCTCAGCAGCGGCAGCTACCT GGCTTTTTCTTCAGTCGTGGCTTTGGGTGCGAACATCATCTGCAACAAAATCCCTGGCCTGGCCCCCAGACAGCGCGCCATCTGCCAGAGCCGCCCAGATGCCATCATCATCATTGGGGAAGGCGCTCAGCTGGGCGTCAACGAGTGCCACTATCAGTTTCGCTACGGACGATGGAACTGCTCTGCCCTTGGCGAGAGGACCGTCTTTGGGCAAGAGCTGAGAGTAG GTAGCAAGGAGGCTGCGTTTACCTACGCCATCACGGCAGCAGGTGTTGCCCACGCTGTGACAGCAGCCTGTAGTCAGGGCAATCTGAGCCACTGCGGCTGTGACAGAGAAAAGCAGGGCTACCATGACCAGGAAGAGGGATGGAAATGGGGCGGCTGCTCGGCAGATGTCAAATACGGAGTGGAGTTCTCCAGACGCTTTGTGGATGCCcgagagattaaaaaaaatgcaaggaGACTAATGAACTTGCACAATAATGAAGCAGGAAGAAAG GTTCTAGAGGAAAGGATGAAACTGGAATGTAAGTGTCATGGCGTCTCTGGCTCATGTACCACAAAAACCTGTTGGACAACTCTGCCCAAATTCCGAGAGATCGGCTATTTGCTTAAGGAGCGTTATGCCACTGCCGTCGAGGTGGAGGCCGTGAGAGCCACGCGTTTTCGCCAACCCTCTTTCCTGCGTCTCAAGCAGTCCCGTGGGTACATAAAGCCCACGGACACAGACTTGGTGTACTTGGACCGCTCGCCCAACTATTGTGAGGAGGATGCTGTGACGGGGAGCACTGGAACGAGAGGACGGCTGTGTAACCACACGTCCCCTCACACAGATGGGTGCAACCTGATGTGCTGCGGCCGGGGTCACAACACCCATCAGTACACGCGCGTGTGGCAGTGCAACTGTAAATTCCAGTGGTGCTGCTTCGTTAAGTGTAACACGTGCAGTGAAAAGACAGAGGTGTTCACCTGTAAATGA